In one window of Zingiber officinale cultivar Zhangliang chromosome 11A, Zo_v1.1, whole genome shotgun sequence DNA:
- the LOC122030982 gene encoding leucine-rich repeat receptor-like serine/threonine-protein kinase BAM1 yields MTSPGLRPILLLLLFMFFLYVSPLDADAEEEAQADALLELKAAVSDPSSVLSAWNSSAGDSHCSWPGVSCDSLQDYVVSLDLFGLNLSGVLSPAVGRLRHLVNLSVASNSLSGPVPAELSRLSNLRYLNLSNNIFNGSFPSTLGRLRNLLVLDLYNNNLTGPLPAEVAELPNLRHLHLGGNFFTGVIPPEFGRWEFLEYLAVSGNELVGPLPPQLGNLTRLRYLYVGYFNSFEGGIPPEIGNLSSLVRLDMANCGLTGEIPADLGNLQNLDTLFLQVNGLSGNLPPMLGGLRSLKSMDISNNALTGEIPSSLANLQNLTLLNLFRNQLQGEMPEFLGHLPALEVLQLWENNLTGDIPLQLGRSGPLRILDVSSNKLTGMLPPDLCSANRLQTLIGLGNYLVGPIPNTLSTCESLVRIRMGDNYLNGSIPDGLFSLPKLSQIELQDNMLNGGFPDTGATAISPDLSQINLSNNRLSGPLPPSISNYSGLQKLLLSQNQLSGRIPPEMERLQELSKVDFSWNRFSGPIAQKISRCKLLTFVDLSRNELSGEIPPEISGLRILNYLNLSRNQLRGEIPQSIGTMQSLTVVDFSYNNLSGFVPDAGQFIYFNASSFEGNPNLCGRYLRRPCNYATDGAGSTHSRVALSAFFKLLLLIGLLVCSIIFAMVALIKAWSLKKAREARAWHLTAFQRLDFTCDDVLDCLKVENIIGKGGSGTVFKGVMSNGQEVAVKRLSAMSRGLPHDHGFSAEIQTLGRIRHRHIVRLLGFCTNRETNLLVYEYMPNGSLGEILHGTKGGHLLWDTRCKIAVDAAKGLCYLHHDCSPLILHRDVKSNNILLDSNFQAHVADFGLAKFLKDSGTSECMSAIAGSYGYIAPEYAYTLKVDEKSDVYSFGVVLLELVTGRKPVGGFGDGVDIVQWARKMTGSNKEGVLKILDPRLPAVPLDELVHVFNAAMLCVEEQCAGRPTMREVVQILTDLPNPAAAAPVDEVKELQRQESQGLLVPPDLLSI; encoded by the exons ATGACGTCTCCCGGCCTCCGGCCaatcctcctccttctccttttCATGTTCTTCCTCTATGTTTCGCCACTGGACGCGGATGCAGAGGAGGAAGCACAGGCTGATGCTTTGCTGGAACTCAAAGCCGCCGTCTCCGACCCTTCCTCAGTCCTTTCCGCCTGGAACTCCTCTGCCGGTGACAGTCACTGCTCCTGGCCGGGTGTCTCCTGCGACTCCCTCCAGGACTACGTCGTCTCACTTGACCTCTTCGGGCTCAACCTCTCCGGTGTGCTTTCCCCTGCGGTCGGCCGCCTCCGCCACCTCGTTAACCTCTCCGTCGCCTCCAACTCACTTTCTGGTCCCGTCCCGGCTGAGCTTTCTCGCCTTTCCAACCTTCGCTACCTTAACCTGTCCAACAATATCTTTAATGGGAGCTTCCCTTCCACCCTTGGTCGCCTTAGAAATCTTCTCGTCCTCGACCTCTACAATAACAATCTTACTGGCCCCCTTCCGGCTGAGGTAGCCGAGCTACCGAACCTCCGCCATCTCCACCTAGGTGGCAACTTCTTCACCGGCGTCATCCCCCCAGAGTTCGGCCGCTGGGAGTTCCTGGAGTACCTTGCCGTCTCCGGCAACGAGCTCGTCGGTCCTCTGCCTCCGCAGCTAGGTAATCTCACCCGTCTTCGCTATCTCTACGTCGGCTACTTTAACAGCTTCGAGGGTGGCATCCCACCTGAAATCGGCAACCTTTCGTCGCTTGTTCGTCTCGACATGGCGAACTGCGGCCTCACCGGAGAGATTCCGGCCGATCTAGGGAACCTCCAGAACCTCGATACGCTTTTCCTCCAGGTGAATGGTTTATCCGGCAATCTTCCTCCAATGCTTGGTGGCCTTCGTAGTCTCAAGTCCATGGATATCTCCAACAATGCCCTCACCGGCGAGATCCCCTCCTCCTTGGCGAACCTCCAGAATCTGACCCTGCTCAATCTGTTCCGCAACCAACTCCAGGGGGAGATGCCGGAGTTCCTCGGCCACCTTCCTGCGCTGGAGGTGCTCCAGCTCTGGGAGAACAACTTAACCGGCGATATTCCACTGCAACTAGGACGGAGCGGTCCTCTGCGTATACTCGACGTCTCATCCAATAAACTGACCGGGATGCTTCCGCCGGACCTCTGCTCCGCGAATCGACTGCAAACACTAATCGGTCTCGGTAACTACCTCGTCGGTCCAATTCCAAATACACTCAGCACGTGCGAGTCTCTTGTCAGGATCAGAATGGGCGACAACTACCTCAACGGATCGATCCCCGATGGCCTCTTCAGCCTGCCCAAGCTTTCACAGATCGAGCTCCAAGACAACATGCTCAACGGTGGATTTCCAGACACCGGCGCCACCGCAATCTCGCCGGATCTCAGTCAAATTAATCTCTCCAACAACCGGCTCTCGGGACCACTCCCCCCGTCCATCAGCAATTACTCCGGTCTCCAGAAGCTCCTCTTGAGCCAGAACCAGTTATCTGGCCGCATTCCGCCGGAGATGGAGCGGCTGCAGGAACTATCCAAGGTGGACTTCAGCTGGAACCGGTTCTCCGGCCCAATTGCGCAGAAAATAAGCCGCTGTAAACTCTTGACTTTCGTCGACCTCAGTCGTAACGAGCTCTCCGGCGAGATTCCACCAGAGATTTCCGGGTTGAGGATCTTGAACTACCTCAACTTATCGAGGAACCAGCTCAGAGGAGAGATTCCGCAGTCGATTGGCACGATGCAGAGCCTCACGGTCGTCGATTTCTCTTACAATAACCTCTCCGGCTTCGTCCCTGATGCGGGGCAGTTTATTTATTTCAATGCGAGTTCATTTGAGGGCAATCCGAATCTCTGCGGTCGTTACCTCCGGCGCCCTTGCAATTATGCGACCGACGGCGCCGGTTCTACCCACTCAAGGGTGGCGCTCTCAGCCTTCTTCAAGCTTCTACTGCTCATTGGTCTACTCGTCTGTTCCATTATCTTTGCCATGGTTGCGCTCATCAAAGCTTGGTCTTTAAAGAAAGCGAGAGAAGCCCGGGCGTGGCACCTCACCGCTTTCCAACGCCTAGACTTCACCTGCGACGACGTCCTCGACTGCCTCAAGGTTGAGAACATCATCGGCAAAGGCGGCTCCGGCACCGTCTTCAAGGGCGTCATGTCCAATGGCCAGGAGGTGGCAGTGAAGCGACTCTCCGCTATGAGCCGCGGCCTTCCGCACGACCATGGATTCTCAGCGGAGATTCAAACTCTCGGCCGGATTCGGCATCGCCACATCGTGAGGCTGCTGGGCTTCTGCACCAACCGCGAGACCAATCTCTTGGTGTACGAGTACATGCCAAACGGGAGCCTCGGAGAAATTCTTCACGGGACGAAGGGCGGCCACTTGCTGTGGGACACGCGGTGCAAGATCGCCGTCGATGCGGCGAAGGGACTCTGCTACCTCCACCACGACTGCTCGCCGCTCATCCTGCACCGCGACGTCAAGTCCAATAACATCCTGCTCGATTCCAACTTCCAAGCTCACgtcgcggattttggtctcgcTAAGTTCTTGAAGGACTCAGGCACCTCCGAGTGCATGTCGGCCATCGCCGGCTCCTATGGTTACATTGCTCCAG AGTATGCATACACGTTgaaggtggacgagaagagcgatGTGTACAGTTTTGGGGTGGTGCTCCTGGAGCTGGTGACCGGCCGGAAGCCCGTGGGAGGGTTCGGCGATGGCGTCGACATCGTCCAATGGGCGCGGAAGATGACGGGCTCCAACAAGGAGGGAGTCCTGAAGATATTGGATCCGCGGCTCCCCGCAGTTCCCCTGGACGAACTCGTGCATGTGTTCAACGCCGCCATGCTCTGCGTGGAGGAGCAGTGCGCGGGACGACCAACAATGAGGGAGGTGGTTCAAATTCTAACGGACCTACCAAATCCTGCAGCTGCAGCGCCTGTCGATGAGGTAAAAGAACTGCAACGGCAAGAATCCCAAGGCTTACTCGTGCCACCAGATCTCCTCAGCATTTGA